In Schistocerca serialis cubense isolate TAMUIC-IGC-003099 chromosome 3, iqSchSeri2.2, whole genome shotgun sequence, the following proteins share a genomic window:
- the LOC126470766 gene encoding piggyBac transposable element-derived protein 4-like: MYVVTHNVIFFLEDEIDDSLSSDEDENDVEGVASNPAAVPYPKDSEWTAVDTYRPLPVNTTPRQILVDIDESSSVLDCSKVFLTDSDVNELKRQTNLYASQTIQKKRRGNNLKPHSVLSSWKPVTISEMRRFLGIIFHMCVSKKPKIADHWSTNPVLSCNFCPHVMSRLRFTQILSCLHLVDNSNQKKPGEDGFHPLYKVLPYYNNLKERCIQAYRPSEKVTIDEGICPFRGRVSFRVYMQNKPHKYGLKVYAVAEASSGYVVNFEVYAGKHIVDNSSSAVILRLLSDSSLLNKGHTVYLDRFYSSPELFQQLAKRKALELLVL, encoded by the coding sequence atgtatgtagttacacataatgtgatattctttttagaagacgagattgatgacagtttgtcttcagatgaagacgagaatgatgttgaaggtgttgcttcaaatccagcagctgtgccgtatccgaaagacagtgagtggactgcagttgacacctaccgacctctgcctgtcaacacgacacccaggcagatactagtggatattgatgagtcgagttctgtactggattgcagtaaagtgttccttactgacagtgacgtaaatgaactcaagagacagacaaatttgtatgcatcacagacaatacagaagaaaagaagaggaaataatctgaagccccattcagttttgagttcgtggaagccagtgactataagtgagatgaggcgtttcttgggtattattttccacatgtgtgtttcgaaaaagccaaaaattgcggaccattggagcactaatcctgttcttagttgtaacttttgtccccatgtcatgagccgtttgcgtttcactcagatactgtcatgcttgcatcttgttgacaattcaaatcagaaaaaaccaggcgaagatggatttcatccactttacaaagttttgccatattataataatttgaaggagcgatgtatccaggcatatcgtccctcagaaaaagtgacaattgatgaaggaatttgcccatttcgaggtcgtgtgagtttccgtgtttacatgcaaaataagcctcataagtatggactgaaagtatatgctgttgctgaagccagtagtggctatgttgtaaattttgaagtttatgctggtaagcatattgttgacaattcttcgtctgcggttattttgcgattgttgtctgacagcagcttgctgaacaaaggccacactgtgtatttagatcgattttattccagtccagagctatttcagcaactggcaaagagaaaggcactggagctgttggtactgtga